In one window of Oryza sativa Japonica Group chromosome 9, ASM3414082v1 DNA:
- the LOC4347252 gene encoding transcription factor HEC2 → MDFDLFNSYPESQLDLMSTMLQLEQLTALSDQSLFMAAPTSPPVSPMGTPSPQFSPPPQMSVTTTTAGGGYQDQYNSMPATYGAGAGVHQLDFAMSSPGSDSGAPQGSSSSSSSEAMREMIFHIAALQPVEIDPEAVRPPKRRNVRISKDPQSVAARLRRERISERIRILQRLVPGGTKMDTASMLDEAIHYVKFLKSQVQSLERAAAATGAAAHRAAAFGAAYPAALPMQHHAPW, encoded by the coding sequence ATGGACTTCGACTTGTTCAATTCCTACCCGGAATCGCAGCTTGACCTGATGAGCACGATGCTTCAGCTGGAGCAGCTCACTGCGCTCAGTGACCAGTCGCTGTTCATGgcggcgccgacgtcgccgccggtaTCACCCATGGGGACCCCTTCTCCCCAGTTCTCACCACCGCCGCAGATGtcggtcaccaccaccaccgccggtgGCGGTTACCAGGATCAGTATAACTCCATGCCGGCAACGTACGGCGCCGGTGCGGGCGTGCACCAGCTGGACTTCGCGATGTCGTCACCGGGCTCCGACTCCGGCGCGCCGCagggctcgtcgtcgtcgtcctcgtcggagGCGATGCGGGAGATGATCTTCCACATCGCGGCGCTGCAGCCGGTGGAGATCGACCCGGAGGCCGTGCGGCCGCCGAAGCGGCGCAACGTGCGCATCTCCAAGGACCCGCagagcgtggcggcgcggctgcggcgggagcGCATCAGCGAGCGCATCCGCATCCTGCAGCGGCTCGTCCCGGGCGGCACCAAGATGGACACCGCCTCCATGCTCGACGAGGCCATCCACTACGTCAAGTTCCTCAAGTCCCAGGTGCAGTCCctcgagcgcgccgccgccgccaccggcgccgccgcccaccgcgccgccgcattCGGCGCCGCCTACCCAGCTGCCTTACCCATGCAGCACCACGCTCCGTGGTAG